Genomic window ([Eubacterium] hominis):
TCGGACACTGCGTGGGTCGCTCGCTTCCTGTTGGAAAGGTCATGGCGTACAGTTTCCGTGGCTCGCTGTATTGCAAACGTATCTGTCTGCTTTATTCAGTTTTCAAAGAGCAGTAGGCTTGTCAGCCTGTGAAACCTATCAGCTTTTGATAGGTTTTCATAGATTGACAAATTTCAATACTAGGACAGGAAAGAGGGAAAATGTCAAATCATGTCCTTGATGTGTTTATTTTATTTCCACTTCAAAATTTGGTATCATCAGCATAATCGCTTCACGAATAAGTCCCTTTAATTCCATGTCAATGGCAAAGTAAACATTTCCATAACTGTCAAACAAGGGACGCATACTGGCTTTTGAAATATACGGGTCATAAAACTGTAACAGCTTTTCAATAGCCTTTTCGTTGCTGTCAACGGCAGAAGCAATCAGATGATAGGGTGGACATTTCTTTACTGATTTTTCCATTTCCTCATTCCTCCGTTTCGCTCTTTTGCAAAAGTTCACGCATTTTATTCAAGGCGTTCTGCCTGTTCTTAAATGCACCAGCTCTTGAAATCTTTTGAAGTTCTGCTATTTCCGTATCGCTCATATCAAGAAAATAGAACATCAGAAGATTATTGCGTTTCTTTTCTGGAAGTCTTTTCAATGCCTTGCATAGCTCATCTCCAGATACACGGGCTTCCATGCCATATACATCAAATACGGTTACGTCCATTTCATAGTCATCTTGTATAGCAAAGGAATTTACCTTGATTTCTGGAAGCTCACAGAATGATTTTTCATGGTCTGAGAGAAACTTCATGTGCCTGTCATAATCTTTGACGGTCGTGTCAATAACTCTTTTTACCAGAGTATCAAACTGCAAGCGGATTGCATTTTCAAATGTGGTCGGCTTCATCATTACACCTCCTCCCTGTCTGCTGTGAAAGATTGTTCTATCCCTCTTTCCGCACCAACACTCGATTGAGAGGTGTGATTTGCTAACCAATTTTTGAAAAAATTCAAAAAATTTTTTTGAGCATGAAAAAAGCCCGCACAAAATAACGGTTCTGTACGAGCTGAAAATACGGTATGTATGGTTGTTAAGGCAGTTTGACTAGATAAACTTTTTATAGATTATGTCTTGTGTTTCCATTATGATTTTGCTCCTTTTGTGACAGAGTTTATACTTTCCCTATATAACTATCTTATCAACCAAAACTGTCCAAATTCTGTCTAAATTATCACTTTTCGGCAAGAATTGAAAAAAGCCATTGAAATTCAACGGCTTAATATTCCTGCTTATTCTCTTTGATAAGTGTACGATAGTATTCCTGCCTGTCCTCTGGTATCTGGGAGCAAAAATCCTCAATCCATTTGTCATATTTCTCATAGATTTCTTCATCATCATAATATTCTGGATATTCTAAATAGATTTCTCTTTCCCGTTCCTCATGTTCTTCAAGTTCCACAGCTAAATCCATGTGCAGACTACAAATAAGCTGTGTATAGGGTATGAAGCCCAGTGCCATAGTGATATGTGTGATACGTTCAAAATCCTCTTTCTTCATTTCTTCTTTTCCCGTCAGCACATCTCTGTCATAAGCAGAACAGATAGATAGGAAGATGTTCTGTTCTTCTTCTGATTTCCTCATAGCCAGTTCTCCATTTCTACGGTCTAAAATTGTTTGTAGCGATACATAAAAATTCTTCTGGGGTAGGTGTCTTGTTTCCGAAAAGTCTGTGAAATTCTGCCTGTGCGTCTGGGTCTGGATTGTTTCTGGCTTCTTCAATAGCAATTTCCAGTTCCTCTCGAACCTCGGAAACAGAAATACCTCTTAGTCGTGCCACTTGCTTTAGGATTTTTTTGCTGTCCCGTTTGGTATATCTTACCATGTATTACACCACCTCTTTTCTTGTAAACTATCATACAACATAAATAAAATGAATAAAACTATAACTTATACAATAGTTGCCTTTATTAGTCTATTATAAAGCATTTCTACAAAGGTTACAATGTATAAGAATAGTTTTATGAAAGGAGTGTGCCAGCTATGGAGCTTGATTATAAGGCAATCGGGAAAAGAATAAAAATCGCTCGTATCAAGAAAAATCTTACCCAAGAAGCCATTGCTGACAAAATCGGTATCACTCCGCAACACGTCAGCAATATTGAAACTGGAAATGCTTCGGTCAGTCTAACAACCCTAGTAGCGATTGCAAACACATTAACTGTTTCTGTAAATGATTTATTATGCGATACGGTCTTGATTTCAAAAGCCGTATTTGAAAAAGAAGCAAAAGAATTGTTTGAGGATTGCAATGAGTATGAAATCCGTGTACTGGTTGATGTATTGAAAGCAACAAAGCAGTCTTTACGGACAGTTAAATTATTTGAAGATAAGATAGAAGATAACAGATAAAAACCGTACCTGTCAGATCACACAAGTGTGAAAACAGTTACGGTTTTTCTTCACTGAATTTATAGCCCACACCCCAGACAGTGATAATGTATATCGGATTGTCTGGGTCGGGTTCTATCTTTTTTCGCAATTTACGAATGAACGAGGGAAGATTACTAGTATCTTTTGGCATATCTTCAAATCCCCATACATTCTCGTAAAGCTGTTCTTTGGTAAATACCTGTCCTTTATGTAAATAAAGGAAGTATAATAAATCAAATTCTTTTGAAGTCAAGGAAACAGCAATACCATTTTTGTCTATAACAGTTCTCTTAAATAAGCTGAATTGCAGTTCCTTTGATTTATTTTCTGAAATGGCAGAAGTAGATAACTGCTCAGCAATCCATTCAATAGCCTGCTGAACTATTTTTTCTTCATTGTCTGAAATTTCAATTAGTATAATTTTCCCATGCTAATCGCTCCTTTACTTGTCAATTTTTAACTCTCCACGTTTTAGACGAAATATGACATCAGCTCTTTTTGCAATCTCATTTGAATGAGTAACAATTACAGCACATTTGTTCATCTGATGTACGTTTTCTTCCAATATATCCATAATTGCCATTGCTGTATCTTCGTCAAGATTTCCTGTCGGCTCATCAGCAAGAATGACAGGTGCTTCTGTTGCCAATGCACGAGCAATCGCTACACGCTGTTGCTGTCCGCCAGAAAGTTGTAGCACATTTCTTTTTGCTTCTTCTTTTGTCAGCCCCATTTTTTCTAAAATTGGAATTGGGGGCAACTTACTTGTCAATTCTACATTTTCTTTCGGTGTCAGATAATCAATTAAATTATAAGACTGAAAGATAAAAGATACATGATTACGTCTGTGATAAGCAAGTCCTTTTTCAGTAATATCTTCTCCATTAAAAAATATTTTTCCTTTTGTTGGACTGTCCAATCCGCCAAGCAATGAGAGAAGTGTTGTTTTTCCACAGCCAGATGAACCAAGGATTGCATAAATCTTTCCAAGTTCTAATTCCGCGTTCAGACCCTTAAACACCGTTTTCTTTTGATTGTAACTATAAGATAAGTCTATAAATGATAGTATGCTCATAATAAAATTCCTCCTATTCCATTTTTGTTAAAATATCTTTTGGTCGTAAACGAATGATTGTATAAGAAGCAATTATGACCGCAAGACATATCAATATGAAACCAATTCCAAATACTTTAATCATATCTGATGTAGCAATCTGAATATTCAGATTAGAGATATTTTCTCCCGCTTTACTGATAATGAATGAACCAATCTGATTGGCAAGTCCAAAAGATAATGCCGTTGACGCAAAGATGGATAATATTCCAATCAATATATTTTCTACTAGGAACTGTGCGATAATCTCCACTTTACTTCGACCAACTGCAAGTAAAATAGCAATTTCCTTATTACGACTTCTTGTCCATAAAACAAGGAACAATACAATAATAAGCATACCGATGACTGTTATTGTCAATACCGCTGTATCAACCATACTTCCAAAAGAGGAAAGTGGAGTAGATACCATATCAAAATCCTCTGTATTAACATCAAAAGTAAAGGTTTTTCCTTTCACTTCTGGAAGATCCTTGATGGTTTCCATAAGTTCTTTGGCTTCCTCTGGAGAATGTGTATAAATATCAAGATTGTCATATCCTTCTAATTTTTCATTTCCTCTGCTATAAAACTTTTTAAGTCCTTCCATATCAATATAGCCACAGTTCGCAGGAATACCATCTGGTGTGATAGCCTGCTTTGTTGTTCCCTCTGTACCGCTATAAATTCCTACAATGGTAAAGGTACATTCAGTTTTTCCCGTTTCAAACTCTTGAAAAGTAATTTTATCTCCTACAGATAGATTATTTCTATCTGCCAGTTCTTTAGAAATTAAAGCAGTACAGGAATCATTGGGGTTAATATGCCGTCCTTCTTCTAGTTTGTATGAACCATTTAGAAATTTTACATCTAATGAAGAATCCAATATTGCAGTATAAGGAATTGACAACCCTGGTGCATTGACCATGCCTGGGATTGGTTCAAAATTTTCAGGAAGTCCCCAATACGCATCTTCTATTTTAGCATTATAACTTACGACATTTGGAAGTTCTGCAATAGAGTTAATTATTTTTTCTGTAATTCTATCACCATTATAGGTATAGCCAGAAGCACCATTTCCCAAATCCTCGGCTGGACCAAAATTATTTTGATTATTCATATCAATTTCCATACGAACGGAAGCACCTACTGTTTCCTTTATCTGCTTTGTTCCTTGCTGGACTGCTTTTTCGCTGGAAAGTGCAATTAAAATAGTTGTAGATAGCAGAGTAAATGTCAAAAATAGCAATAGACTTCGTAACTTCTGTCTGGCACTATATTTTATAGCTCGTTTGAAAAAATTCATTGTAATATCCTCCTAGCTCATTTTTGTTAAAATCTCTTTTGGCTTCAATGACAAGATGGCTCCACTGCATACAAGAACCGTCACAAAAGTGCCTAGACTTTCTAAAACAAACAATATAGCAAAGTGCAGAAAATCTGGTTGCAAGTAATTCTTATGAACAGTTGCCTGTGTTATCGAATCAAATAGGAATGAATTAAATGTATCCGCAAGTGGAAGAAAGATAATAGTTGAAAGCAAAAATCCAAGCGACAGTAAAATCATTGCTTCCAATAGAAATTGCCCGATAATCTGCTGTTTTGTTTTTCCTATCGCAAGAAGAATACCAGCTTCCTGTATTCTTCCACGAATCCTCAATGTCAGTATCAGCATGAGTACCACAAGTCCTAATATCGAAGTAATTATAGTCAATGCTATAACGACTTTTTGCATACTTTGTAGCTGTTCTGCAATTTTGGAATACTTGAAGTCGTTCGTATTGATGATATGATTTTTCCAGTCAATCGAAGCAATATCTTTAATTTCTGTTACCATTTTATCAAGGCGTAGTGGGTCAGCAATGAAAAAAGAAATTTCTCCCTCATAGATACCTTGTGTCTGCTCTTTCAGATTTATAAGCAGTTGACTATCTGAGAAAAGAAGATTTTCTACCTTTTTTGCTGTTGGATTTAAGGCATTATCGGAATTGTTTTTTATTTGATAAATGCCTTTTATCTCCACCGTTTCATAAGCACTTTTTTCTTTTATTAGGTCTGTATAAACACCTTTATCTGAACCTAATTTTGCATGGGTAAGGGTAATCTTATCTCCGACAGAAAGATGATTCTGCTTTGCAAGAGCTTCACTAATAAGTATTTTATCCTTATCTTCTGGTTTGATATGCTCGCCTACGCTCAGTTCGTATTCCTCATCTAAAAAATTTTGACATAAACTGGAATCTCGAACCGCTTTTACAGTTCCCATATTGCTTTCTTCATTGTGTCCTGCTCCTGCCAAGAATGTAAGTTTTTCTCCTTTTACATAGCCCGAATGTTCCGTATTATAACATTTCAGTTCTTTCCCAACTGCTGAAATAACACGCTGAATAGACTGTTCATCAATCGTAGGAGTTCCTTTGCTGGAAACCTGTCCATTATCCATGTCAAATTGTTCATACGGTCTAATAGAGAAAGATGCACCAATATTGGAACGTAAATCTTTAGAAATTTGCTGTATTCCTAGATATACTGAACTTCCAGCCAGTAAAGAGAATGAAATCAATAGAAATACAATAGCAAGCAATAGATTTTTTCCTTTTTTGCGGGTCAGATATAGAAAAGCCCGCTTTTCTAAGTTCATAATAAACAAACACCGTCCTTTCTTTACTTTTACAGTATAAGAAAGAACGGTTTAAATTCGATTTAGATTTGATTTAGTTTTGATTTAGATTTTGCGAATTTAATGTGATTTCAAAACAAACGCTGTCATTTATATTTTCAATCTTAAAAGATAAATTATGCTGTTCCAAAATAATTTTTACAAGATATAGCCCAAGTCCACTTCCACCAGTCAATCTGTTATGTGATTTTTCCACACGATAGAAAGGCGTAAACAGCTTGTCCAAATCTTCCTTTGGAATATTAACACCACTGTTTATAACACAAAGAGATTGAGGAGATAAGTCTATTTTCATTTCAGCTCTGTTGGGAGAATGTCTTATTGCATTATTGATAATATTGTGGACTGCCTTTTCCAAAAGTGGTTCATTCCCCATAAGTATAATATCTGCTGAAATATTATTATTAACGTGGATATTTTTTTCTGTCGCAAGTGGAGCAAGATGTTCACATACACGTTTAAGAATATCTGTAAGAGAGATAAACTCCATATGATTGATTGCATTCATTTCCAGTTTGGATATAGAAAGTATCTCCTTTACTAACTGTTCCATGTTCTCTATTTCTTTTAATGTTTCTGGAAGTACCTCATGTGTATCTTTGTATCTTCCAATCCCCATAATCATACTTTCCACTTGCCCTTTGATAATAGTGATAGGAGTTTTCAATTCATGGGAAGCAGTTGCAAAGAAATACTGACGTTGTTTATTCAATTCATCTATATGCTCCATGTCCTGTTTTAAATGTTGGTTTGCTGTTTCTAATTCCATCATTGTATTTGATAAATTGTGTGACATGGAGTTAAGACTGTTCGCCAAAACACCAATTTCATCAGTGCGGTTGATTCTACATTCCCATGTCATATCCAAATTTGCCATTCGTCGGGAAATTTCGCTGATTTCTGTAATAGGTCTAACAATAATACGACTGCATATCCACGCAACCAAAAGAGAAACTGAAAAAATAAGAGCAAGAAGAAACG
Coding sequences:
- a CDS encoding ATP-binding cassette domain-containing protein, with the translated sequence MSILSFIDLSYSYNQKKTVFKGLNAELELGKIYAILGSSGCGKTTLLSLLGGLDSPTKGKIFFNGEDITEKGLAYHRRNHVSFIFQSYNLIDYLTPKENVELTSKLPPIPILEKMGLTKEEAKRNVLQLSGGQQQRVAIARALATEAPVILADEPTGNLDEDTAMAIMDILEENVHQMNKCAVIVTHSNEIAKRADVIFRLKRGELKIDK
- a CDS encoding HAMP domain-containing histidine kinase, giving the protein MKVKIKDSLNIKVFLWIFSALVLCCLIIYGSILFFLPRSYEMILSTHIESEIGNLSETLVNTKFEDAENVIEDFCKKNQMIVSFEENGRIYQYGDTNKVKTSTDKISSLSQEMMFADRPQSYLFTIVSLTSSNQELISALLKLLPFLLALIFSVSLLVAWICSRIIVRPITEISEISRRMANLDMTWECRINRTDEIGVLANSLNSMSHNLSNTMMELETANQHLKQDMEHIDELNKQRQYFFATASHELKTPITIIKGQVESMIMGIGRYKDTHEVLPETLKEIENMEQLVKEILSISKLEMNAINHMEFISLTDILKRVCEHLAPLATEKNIHVNNNISADIILMGNEPLLEKAVHNIINNAIRHSPNRAEMKIDLSPQSLCVINSGVNIPKEDLDKLFTPFYRVEKSHNRLTGGSGLGLYLVKIILEQHNLSFKIENINDSVCFEITLNSQNLNQN
- a CDS encoding helix-turn-helix domain-containing protein, translating into MEKSVKKCPPYHLIASAVDSNEKAIEKLLQFYDPYISKASMRPLFDSYGNVYFAIDMELKGLIREAIMLMIPNFEVEIK
- a CDS encoding winged helix-turn-helix domain-containing protein encodes the protein MILIEISDNEEKIVQQAIEWIAEQLSTSAISENKSKELQFSLFKRTVIDKNGIAVSLTSKEFDLLYFLYLHKGQVFTKEQLYENVWGFEDMPKDTSNLPSFIRKLRKKIEPDPDNPIYIITVWGVGYKFSEEKP
- a CDS encoding helix-turn-helix transcriptional regulator, producing MELDYKAIGKRIKIARIKKNLTQEAIADKIGITPQHVSNIETGNASVSLTTLVAIANTLTVSVNDLLCDTVLISKAVFEKEAKELFEDCNEYEIRVLVDVLKATKQSLRTVKLFEDKIEDNR
- a CDS encoding FtsX-like permease family protein, giving the protein MNFFKRAIKYSARQKLRSLLLFLTFTLLSTTILIALSSEKAVQQGTKQIKETVGASVRMEIDMNNQNNFGPAEDLGNGASGYTYNGDRITEKIINSIAELPNVVSYNAKIEDAYWGLPENFEPIPGMVNAPGLSIPYTAILDSSLDVKFLNGSYKLEEGRHINPNDSCTALISKELADRNNLSVGDKITFQEFETGKTECTFTIVGIYSGTEGTTKQAITPDGIPANCGYIDMEGLKKFYSRGNEKLEGYDNLDIYTHSPEEAKELMETIKDLPEVKGKTFTFDVNTEDFDMVSTPLSSFGSMVDTAVLTITVIGMLIIVLFLVLWTRSRNKEIAILLAVGRSKVEIIAQFLVENILIGILSIFASTALSFGLANQIGSFIISKAGENISNLNIQIATSDMIKVFGIGFILICLAVIIASYTIIRLRPKDILTKME
- a CDS encoding ABC transporter permease, with the protein product MNLEKRAFLYLTRKKGKNLLLAIVFLLISFSLLAGSSVYLGIQQISKDLRSNIGASFSIRPYEQFDMDNGQVSSKGTPTIDEQSIQRVISAVGKELKCYNTEHSGYVKGEKLTFLAGAGHNEESNMGTVKAVRDSSLCQNFLDEEYELSVGEHIKPEDKDKILISEALAKQNHLSVGDKITLTHAKLGSDKGVYTDLIKEKSAYETVEIKGIYQIKNNSDNALNPTAKKVENLLFSDSQLLINLKEQTQGIYEGEISFFIADPLRLDKMVTEIKDIASIDWKNHIINTNDFKYSKIAEQLQSMQKVVIALTIITSILGLVVLMLILTLRIRGRIQEAGILLAIGKTKQQIIGQFLLEAMILLSLGFLLSTIIFLPLADTFNSFLFDSITQATVHKNYLQPDFLHFAILFVLESLGTFVTVLVCSGAILSLKPKEILTKMS
- a CDS encoding sigma-70 family RNA polymerase sigma factor, giving the protein MKPTTFENAIRLQFDTLVKRVIDTTVKDYDRHMKFLSDHEKSFCELPEIKVNSFAIQDDYEMDVTVFDVYGMEARVSGDELCKALKRLPEKKRNNLLMFYFLDMSDTEIAELQKISRAGAFKNRQNALNKMRELLQKSETEE